In the genome of Ananas comosus cultivar F153 linkage group 11, ASM154086v1, whole genome shotgun sequence, one region contains:
- the LOC109717314 gene encoding uncharacterized protein LOC109717314, protein MSGGGGGGGGGGSRGGAAPLAAAVGPIPPTARKVVQSLREIVSCSDAEIYAMLKECNMDPNEAVQRLLTQDTFHEVRSKRDKKKEGKDTLEPRPRVASNTSSRGSKGAVDRYGRSQQPSSSDYSLTRGKAPNRRETEISSVPTSSILGSGIEASNMNQKQSVPSGSATSNVMMPPPGLADGKPAPVQISSGFQHSWTGMPGQLSMADIVKMGRPQGKPSGFPISASERSHTAQSAIISNIPNQNPKLPPAAQELDQGVPATNIDNEAGVETNHDDWSVIVEQSESSASLVDTVNLHADPYLDESQEADGDVDDPAVTEREIQVENSENSLDVDDGLSKNINAYESQRNQFEPHDAEDANAEISSAAASFQQLSLHEDEKVTAKSAEDGPAVIIPNHLQVTNADCAHLSFGSFGSGTFSGSTFQSKPVQSSLEVAPITENTHSVEQPDVRNHEYYNDGPVESATHENIPSGTVSSTENREMPSASTLSEVTRTDSVDASHGIQYNLPSVSGYAFSSTSQPNASAYTYPQGNAQVNLSPFSSLMQANTLPTSLLAPSAPQVRDFDLSFSPLLTTQSMPTKYTTAVSSISGASISMPENVKPGGFSNLQSTQSLSGSAIPTGPPLPQHLPVHHYPQPSLPLGPYANMIGYPFLPQSYTYHLPSASFQQPYSSNGPFHQSAATLPTAGMKSTLPQYKNSFSVANLSQQGSVGSGYGAFGSSSNIPGNFSLNPNTSLASTTLRLDEALSSQNKDAAHYMSLHQSENPAMWLQGASLKTMSGLPPSTFYSYQAQQGQPAGFRQGPQSSQYGALGYPNFHHAQAGAAQGGHQQSPDEGNLNSSQATAPSQPSHQLWQHSY, encoded by the exons atgagcggcggcggaggaggaggaggag GAGGGGGGAGCAGGGGCGGCGCCGCCCcgctggcggcggcggtggggccGATCCCGCCGACGGCGAGGAAGGTGGTGCAGAGCCTGAGGGAGATCGTGAGCTGCTCCGATGCGGAGATCTACGCCATGCTCAAGGAGTGTAACATGGACCCTAACGAGGCCGTACAGCGACTACTCACCCAAG ATACTTTTCATGAAGTGAGGAGCAAACGTGACAAGAAAAAGGAG GGCAAGGACACCCTGGAACCTAGGCCACGTGTAGCGAGTAACACTTCGAGTCGAGGAAGTAAGGGTGCTGTTGACCGTTATGGACGCTCTCAACAACCCAGCTCTAGTG ATTACTCGCTGACACGTGGTAAAGCTCCAAACAGAAGAGAAACAGAGATAAGCTCTGTACCCACCTCATCAATCTTGGGATCTGGCATCGAAGCAAGCAATATGAATCAAAAGCAATCTGTTCCAAG CGGTTCTGCTACCAGCAATGTTATGATGCCGCCACCTGGCTTAGCTGACGGCAAACCTGCGCCCGTGCAAATTTCATCAGGATTTCAGCACAGTTGGACTGGGATGCCGGGTCAATTGTCAATGGCTGATATAGTAAAAATGGGCCGGCCTCAAGGCAAACCCTCTGGCTTTCCTATTTCAGCAAGTGAGAGATCTCACACTGCACAAAGTGCAATTATAAGCAATATCCCTAATCAAAATCCCAAGTTACCTCCAGCTGCACAAGAATTGGATCAGGGAGTGCCTGCTACAAATATTGATAATGAAGCTGGCGTTGAAACTAATCATGATGATTGGTCTGTTATTGTCGAACAATCAGAATCATCAGCTTCACTGGTTGATACAGTTAACTTGCATGCTGATCCTTATTTAGATGAAAGCCAAGAAGCGGATGGGGATGTCGATGATCCCGCTGTGACTGAAAGAGAAATACAAGTGGAGAATTCTGAAAACAGTTTGGATGTGGATGATGGCTTGTCGAAGAACATCAATGCTTATGAGTCTCAAAGGAATCAGTTTGAGCCTCACGATG CTGAAGATGCTAATGCAGAAATATCATCAGCTGCGGCGAGCTTCCAACAACTAAGTCTACATGAGGATGAAAAAGTAACAGCTAAATCTGCTGAAGATGGTCCAGCTGTTATAATTCCTAATCATCTACAAGTTACAAATGCCGACTGTGCCCATCTGAGCTTTGGTAGTTTCGGCTCTGGAACATTTTCTGGATCTACTTTTCAGTCAAAGCCTGTGCAGAGTAGTTTGGAGGTTGCTCCAATTACAGAAAATACTCATTCAGTTGAACAACCAGATGTCAG AAATCATGAGTACTATAATGATGGCCCAGTAGAGTCTGCAACACATGAGAATATTCCTTCTGGAACTGTCTCAAGCACAGAGAACCGTGAGATGCCTTCAGCTTCTACGCTTTCTGAGGTTACAAGAACTGATTCAGTAGATGCTTCTCATGGGATTCAGTACAACTTACCATCTGTCTCCGGTTATGCATTCTCAAGCACCTCGCAGCCAAATGCCTCAGCTTACACTTACCCACAAGGGAATGCTCAAGTGAATCTTTCCCCATTTTCGAGTCTAATG CAAGCAAATACTTTACCAACTAGCTTGCTGGCACCATCTGCTCCGCAAGTTCGGGATTTTGACCTCTCCTTCTCACCCTTGCTGACGACCCAGTCGATGCCTACGAAATATACTACAGCTGTGTCATCTATTAGTGGCGCATCCATTTCAATGCCGGAG AATGTGAAGCCTGGGGGATTCTCCAACCTTCAGTCAACTCAATCTCTGTCCGGTTCGGCCATTCCCACTGGCCCTCCACTCCCCCAACATCTACCTGTCCACCACTACCCTCAACCATCCCTTCCTCTGGGCCCGTATGCAAATATGATTGGGTACCCGTTTCTTCCCCAGAGCTACACATACCACCTACCATCAGCTTCTTTCCAGCAGCCATACTCGAGCAACGGCCCGTTTCACCAATCTGCGGCCACTTTACCAACGGCAGGCATGAAATCTACACTGCCACAATACAAAAACAGCTTTTCCGTCGCGAACTTGTCTCAACAGGGTTCTGTCGGATCCGGTTATGGAGCTTTTGGGAGTTCGAGCAACATCCCTGGAAACTTTTCCCTGAACCCGAATACTTCGTTGGCCAGCACGACACTCCGGCTGGACGAAGCCTTGAGCTCACAAAACAAAGATGCGGCTCACTACATGTCTCTTCACCAG AGTGAGAACCCTGCCATGTGGCTCCAGGGAGCAAGCTTGAAAACAATGTCGGGACTTCCGCCTAGCACTTTCTACAGCTACCAGGCGCAGCAGGGCCAGCCAGCAGGCTTTCGTCAGGGGCCACAGTCCTCTCAATACGGCGCGCTCGGCTACCCGAACTTCCACCACGCCCAGGCCGGGGCGGCCCAGGGGGGCCACCAGCAGAGCCCCGACGAGGGCAACTTGAACAGCTCACAGGCTACGGCACCCTCTCAGCCATCTCACCAGCTATGGCAGCACAGCTACTGA